A genome region from Thermomonospora amylolytica includes the following:
- a CDS encoding class III extradiol ring-cleavage dioxygenase family protein — protein sequence MLIAAAVCPHPPLLVPEMAGAAAGELDDLRAACDTAVRRLVRAEPELILVVGGADRAAEYGPDGRCDLRPYGLDLVCGGRPGGPSLPLSLSIGAWLLSRRTADLDPDRVRYRALAFDAPAGECARLGERAAGRAGRVGMLVMGDGSACRSEKAPGYLDERAEPYDAGVARALGRADAAALAALDPGLSAELGAAGRAAWQFLAGAAGDAAYDAELLAHEAPYGVGYFVAGWARA from the coding sequence ATGCTGATCGCCGCGGCGGTCTGCCCGCATCCGCCGCTGCTGGTCCCGGAGATGGCCGGAGCGGCCGCCGGTGAGCTGGACGATCTGCGCGCCGCCTGTGACACGGCCGTCCGCCGGCTGGTCCGGGCGGAGCCGGAGCTGATCCTGGTCGTCGGCGGTGCGGACCGGGCGGCGGAGTACGGCCCCGACGGCCGCTGCGACCTGCGGCCGTACGGGCTGGACCTGGTGTGCGGCGGACGGCCGGGAGGGCCGTCGCTGCCGCTGTCGCTGTCGATCGGCGCGTGGCTGCTGTCCCGCCGCACCGCGGACCTCGACCCGGATCGCGTCCGCTACCGGGCGCTGGCGTTCGACGCCCCGGCCGGCGAGTGCGCCCGGCTCGGCGAGCGGGCGGCCGGTCGGGCCGGGCGGGTCGGGATGCTGGTCATGGGCGACGGGTCCGCCTGCCGGAGCGAGAAGGCCCCCGGTTATCTGGACGAGCGGGCCGAGCCGTACGACGCCGGGGTGGCGCGGGCCCTCGGGCGCGCCGACGCCGCGGCGCTGGCCGCCCTGGACCCCGGGCTGTCGGCCGAACTCGGGGCGGCCGGGCGCGCGGCGTGGCAGTTCCTCGCCGGAGCGGCCGGTGACGCCGCCTACGACGCCGAACTGCTGGCGCACGAGGCGCCCTACGGCGTCGGCTACTTCGTGGCGGGCTGGGCGCGGGCCTAG
- a CDS encoding antitoxin: MSIVSKVKQMLSQHPDQAKKGVEKAGDMFDRRTGGKYAEHVDKGQQRAGEYIDREGGGQRPPQTPPTTPPNA, translated from the coding sequence ATGTCGATCGTCAGCAAGGTCAAGCAGATGCTGAGCCAGCACCCCGACCAGGCCAAGAAGGGCGTGGAGAAGGCCGGGGACATGTTCGACCGGCGCACCGGCGGCAAGTACGCCGAGCACGTCGACAAGGGCCAGCAGCGGGCCGGCGAGTACATCGACCGTGAGGGCGGCGGGCAGCGGCCGCCGCAGACCCCGCCGACCACACCGCCGAACGCCTAG
- the miaA gene encoding tRNA (adenosine(37)-N6)-dimethylallyltransferase MiaA: MRVTFPDVLAVVGPTAAGKSDLAVELALALDGEAVNADSMQLYRGMDVGTAKLTPGQMRGVPHHLLDVWEVTKTASVAEYQELSDRAIAEIRGRGRTPILVGGSGLYVRAALDEMEFPGTDPGVRARLEKELEAVGSGVLHRRLRERDPRAAEAILPSNGRRIVRALEVIEITGRPFTATLPEHRYRYDAVQIGLSVPRPELDERIALRVERMWEAGLVDEVRRLERAGLRDGLTAGRALGYAQVLRFLAGEWTEEQAKQETIRATRRFARRQESWFRRDPRVHWLPYDAPDLVERALALVAE, from the coding sequence ATGCGCGTGACCTTCCCCGATGTGCTCGCGGTGGTCGGCCCGACCGCGGCCGGCAAGTCCGATCTGGCGGTGGAGCTGGCGCTGGCGCTGGACGGCGAGGCGGTCAACGCCGACTCGATGCAGCTCTACCGCGGCATGGACGTCGGCACCGCCAAGCTGACCCCCGGGCAGATGCGCGGCGTGCCGCACCACCTGCTGGACGTGTGGGAGGTGACCAAGACCGCCAGCGTCGCCGAGTACCAGGAGCTCAGCGACCGGGCGATCGCCGAGATCCGCGGGCGGGGACGGACGCCGATCCTGGTCGGCGGGTCCGGCCTGTACGTGCGGGCGGCGCTGGACGAGATGGAGTTCCCCGGCACCGATCCCGGGGTCCGCGCCCGGCTGGAGAAGGAGCTGGAGGCCGTGGGATCCGGCGTCCTCCACCGGCGGCTGCGGGAACGCGACCCGCGGGCCGCCGAGGCGATCCTGCCCAGCAACGGGCGGCGGATCGTGCGCGCCCTGGAGGTCATCGAGATCACCGGCCGCCCGTTCACCGCGACGCTGCCCGAGCACCGCTACCGTTACGACGCCGTGCAGATCGGGCTGAGCGTCCCCCGCCCGGAGCTGGACGAGCGGATCGCGCTGCGGGTCGAGCGGATGTGGGAGGCGGGGCTGGTCGACGAGGTGCGCCGGCTGGAACGGGCGGGCCTGCGGGACGGGCTGACCGCCGGGCGCGCCCTCGGGTACGCCCAGGTGCTGCGGTTCCTGGCCGGGGAGTGGACCGAGGAGCAGGCCAAGCAGGAGACGATCCGGGCCACCCGCCGGTTCGCCCGCCGCCAGGAGTCGTGGTTCCGCCGCGACCCCCGGGTGCACTGGCTGCCCTACGATGCGCCGGATCTCGTGGAACGCGCGCTCGCCCTGGTCGCCGAATAG
- the dapF gene encoding diaminopimelate epimerase has protein sequence MRFVKGHGTENDFVILPDPDGSLDLRPATVAALCDRRAGVGADGVLRVVRAKAAGDPVADELAGEAEWFMDYRNADGSVAEMCGNGVRVFARYLVDAGLAEPGEWDVATRAGLKRVTLGPSGDVSVDMGPPVVQGDGRATVAGTEYTGLRVSMGNPHLACPIDRPVRDLDLTRPPVVDPAVFPEGVNVELFRPLGERHVEMRVHERGSGETRSCGTGAVATAVAAAGPGRTGEWTVDVPGGRVTVTLDGRTSHLRGPAVLVAEGRIRDDLLR, from the coding sequence ATGCGTTTCGTGAAGGGGCACGGCACCGAGAACGACTTCGTGATCCTGCCGGACCCCGACGGCTCCCTCGACCTGCGGCCCGCGACCGTGGCCGCGCTGTGCGACCGCCGGGCCGGCGTCGGGGCGGACGGCGTGCTGCGGGTGGTGCGCGCCAAGGCGGCCGGTGACCCGGTGGCCGATGAGCTGGCCGGCGAGGCCGAGTGGTTCATGGACTACCGCAACGCCGACGGCAGCGTCGCGGAGATGTGCGGCAACGGGGTGCGGGTCTTCGCCCGCTACCTGGTGGACGCGGGCCTGGCCGAGCCGGGGGAGTGGGACGTGGCGACGCGGGCGGGCCTCAAGCGGGTGACGCTGGGGCCGTCCGGGGACGTCAGCGTGGACATGGGCCCGCCGGTCGTGCAGGGCGACGGCCGCGCGACCGTCGCCGGGACCGAGTACACGGGCCTGCGGGTCTCGATGGGCAACCCGCACCTGGCCTGCCCGATCGACCGGCCGGTACGGGACCTGGACCTGACCCGCCCGCCGGTGGTGGATCCGGCCGTCTTCCCCGAGGGCGTCAACGTGGAGCTGTTCCGCCCCCTCGGCGAGCGGCACGTGGAGATGCGCGTGCACGAGCGCGGCTCGGGCGAGACCCGCTCGTGCGGGACGGGCGCGGTGGCCACCGCGGTGGCGGCCGCGGGCCCCGGGCGGACCGGCGAATGGACGGTGGACGTGCCCGGCGGCCGGGTCACCGTGACCCTGGACGGCCGCACCAGCCACCTGCGCGGCCCCGCCGTTCTCGTCGCCGAGGGCCGCATCCGCGACGACCTGCTGCGCTGA